One window of the Leptolyngbya sp. FACHB-261 genome contains the following:
- a CDS encoding Nramp family divalent metal transporter, with protein MSRPPYEPSLPEVYRSITVPTGNNFWRKLLAYAGPGYLVSVGYMDPGNWATDIAGGSRFGYTLLSVILLSNLMAVLLQSLCVRLGVATGRDLAQACRDAFSPRVSFFLWVICEIAIAACDLAELLGSAIALQLLFGLPLVLGVCITALDVIALLFLQNKGFRYVEALIVMLVVTIGVCFAAQLFFSRPNLGAVLAGYIPRQEILQNPEMLYIAMGILGATVMPHNLYLHSSIVQTRAWQPTQQKRWEAIHFGTLDSTVALSLALFINSAILIVSAAAFHFSGYRDVADIQEAYQLLSPLLGVGVASTLFGLALLASGQSSTLTATLAGQIVMEGFVNLRLPAWLRRLTTRLVAIIPALVVILIWGEKSTGSLLVFSQVILSLQLSFAVIPLVMFTSDQELMGEFVNPIWLKALAWLVALVIALLNIWLLLQTVLGWFS; from the coding sequence ATGTCCCGTCCGCCCTATGAGCCCAGCCTGCCTGAGGTCTACCGCAGCATCACAGTTCCTACAGGCAACAACTTCTGGCGAAAGCTCCTGGCCTACGCTGGACCGGGCTATCTAGTGTCAGTGGGCTATATGGATCCGGGCAACTGGGCTACAGATATCGCTGGAGGCTCCCGTTTTGGCTACACCCTGCTGTCGGTCATTCTGCTGTCGAACTTGATGGCAGTCTTATTGCAATCCCTCTGCGTGCGGCTAGGTGTGGCAACGGGGCGTGACCTCGCGCAAGCTTGCCGAGATGCCTTTAGCCCCCGGGTTAGCTTTTTCCTATGGGTAATCTGTGAAATTGCAATTGCCGCCTGTGATTTAGCAGAACTATTAGGCAGTGCGATTGCACTGCAATTACTGTTTGGTCTACCGCTTGTCCTAGGTGTTTGTATTACGGCCCTAGATGTTATTGCTTTATTATTTCTACAAAATAAGGGCTTCCGCTATGTGGAAGCACTAATTGTGATGTTGGTCGTGACTATAGGTGTTTGCTTTGCAGCCCAATTGTTTTTTTCGCGGCCCAATTTAGGAGCAGTCTTAGCGGGCTATATTCCCAGGCAAGAGATTTTGCAGAATCCAGAAATGCTGTACATCGCAATGGGGATTCTGGGCGCAACAGTTATGCCTCACAATCTCTACTTGCACTCTTCGATTGTACAAACTCGTGCTTGGCAGCCCACTCAACAAAAACGTTGGGAAGCAATTCATTTTGGCACCCTAGACTCAACTGTCGCGCTCTCTTTAGCTCTATTTATTAACTCAGCGATTTTAATTGTTTCTGCCGCAGCCTTTCACTTCTCTGGCTATCGCGATGTGGCAGATATTCAGGAGGCTTACCAGTTGCTCTCACCCCTACTCGGTGTGGGAGTTGCTAGCACACTGTTCGGTTTAGCCTTGCTCGCCTCTGGACAAAGCTCAACCTTGACCGCAACTCTAGCGGGTCAAATCGTGATGGAAGGCTTTGTCAATTTGCGTCTGCCGGCCTGGTTGCGGCGTCTGACTACACGCTTGGTCGCTATTATTCCTGCTTTAGTAGTGATTTTAATCTGGGGTGAAAAGAGTACTGGTAGCCTCTTAGTTTTTAGTCAGGTGATCCTGAGTTTACAACTGTCGTTCGCGGTCATTCCTCTGGTTATGTTTACCAGTGACCAAGAATTGATGGGTGAGTTTGTCAATCCAATTTGGCTAAAAGCTCTAGCTTGGCTCGTTGCGCTTGTCATTGCATTGCTCAATATTTGGTTGCTCTTGCAAACGGTCCTGGGTTGGTTCTCATAG
- a CDS encoding aldo/keto reductase, whose amino-acid sequence MISLGPNGPTVTPLGIGTWAWGDRLFWSYSNDYGATEVQAAFEAALAAGVTLFDTAEIYGMGESERLLGQFSRDAKVPIQIATKYGPLPWRWSAESVAEALTASLNRLGTDRVTLYQVHWPFNFFMSQETLCSALADEVKRGRIEAVGVSNYSAAQMTEAYNLLASRGVPLAVNQVRYSLLNRQIETNGILETARRLGVTILAYSPLAQGLLTGKYSPDSLTTPTGARRFDQRFQRSGLEQIEPVLSLLRQFGEMHSRTPAQVALNWLIAQGSVIPIPGAKDAEQARANAGTLGWSLDESEVAKLEQLSRPWLHS is encoded by the coding sequence ATGATCTCTCTAGGACCAAATGGGCCAACTGTAACTCCGCTAGGTATTGGTACTTGGGCTTGGGGTGATCGCCTATTCTGGAGCTACAGCAATGACTATGGCGCAACGGAAGTTCAGGCAGCTTTTGAAGCGGCATTAGCAGCAGGTGTGACTCTGTTTGACACTGCCGAGATTTACGGCATGGGGGAGTCGGAGCGCCTGCTCGGGCAGTTTAGCCGGGATGCCAAAGTGCCTATCCAGATCGCTACCAAGTATGGTCCTCTGCCTTGGCGCTGGTCGGCTGAGTCAGTCGCTGAGGCCTTGACCGCTAGTTTGAACCGTTTGGGAACCGATCGGGTCACGCTTTACCAAGTTCATTGGCCGTTTAACTTTTTCATGAGTCAAGAGACGCTTTGCAGTGCCCTAGCCGATGAGGTCAAGCGTGGTCGTATTGAAGCTGTGGGAGTCAGTAATTACTCTGCGGCTCAAATGACCGAAGCTTATAATTTGCTGGCCAGCCGAGGCGTGCCACTGGCGGTGAACCAGGTGCGCTACTCGTTGTTGAACCGTCAAATTGAGACCAATGGCATTCTAGAGACGGCTCGACGTTTAGGCGTTACGATTTTGGCTTACAGCCCTTTGGCTCAGGGTTTGCTAACTGGTAAGTACAGTCCTGATAGTTTGACTACACCTACTGGAGCCCGTCGCTTTGATCAGCGCTTCCAGCGTAGTGGTCTAGAACAGATTGAGCCTGTGCTGTCATTGTTACGTCAGTTTGGCGAGATGCACAGTCGTACCCCAGCGCAGGTGGCCCTAAACTGGCTGATTGCTCAGGGTAGTGTAATTCCAATTCCGGGAGCTAAAGATGCTGAGCAGGCGCGTGCAAATGCAGGCACTTTGGGTTGGTCCCTCGACGAAAGCGAGGTCGCAAAACTGGAGCAACTAAGCCGTCCCTGGTTGCACTCTTAA
- the radC gene encoding DNA repair protein RadC: protein MSYSLRITDLPESERPRERLLAQGTASLTSAELLALLLGTGQGPGKLSAVGLGQYILQELGQHQRDPLAVLRNVSPQELMQIPGIGPAKATTILAAVELGKRAFQTKPLERTVVDDPAVAAAALGAELMWQEQERFAVLLLDVKHRLLGTQVITIGTATETLAHPRDIFREVIRQGATRAIVAHNHPSGNLDPSEEDLALTRQLLVGAQFLGLPLLDHLILGNGDYCSLRSNTLLWQEYPQGD, encoded by the coding sequence ATGAGTTACTCTCTGCGGATTACCGACTTGCCTGAAAGCGAACGCCCCCGCGAACGCTTGTTAGCGCAGGGAACTGCCAGTCTAACTAGTGCAGAGTTGCTAGCTCTACTTTTGGGAACGGGGCAAGGGCCGGGCAAACTCTCGGCGGTAGGGCTGGGGCAATACATTCTGCAAGAGCTAGGTCAACATCAGCGCGACCCTCTAGCTGTTCTGCGCAACGTTTCTCCACAAGAACTAATGCAGATTCCAGGTATCGGCCCCGCTAAAGCTACAACGATCCTGGCAGCTGTAGAACTGGGCAAAAGAGCTTTTCAAACTAAACCCTTGGAGCGAACCGTCGTTGACGACCCAGCGGTAGCCGCTGCGGCGCTAGGGGCCGAGTTGATGTGGCAGGAACAAGAGCGCTTCGCCGTTTTGCTGCTAGATGTCAAACACCGGCTGTTGGGAACGCAGGTGATTACGATCGGTACGGCCACAGAAACGCTGGCTCATCCACGCGATATTTTTCGAGAGGTCATTCGTCAAGGGGCAACTCGTGCCATCGTTGCGCATAACCATCCCTCAGGCAATCTTGACCCCAGTGAAGAGGATTTAGCTCTGACTCGACAGCTACTAGTCGGGGCTCAGTTTCTGGGGCTCCCGTTGTTGGACCATCTAATTTTGGGGAATGGCGACTATTGCAGTTTGCGCAGTAATACCTTGCTGTGGCAGGAGTATCCCCAAGGGGATTAG
- the larB gene encoding nickel pincer cofactor biosynthesis protein LarB: MSDSLDPEALQDLLEAVAAGQVNPQTALEKLRHLPFEVVDNFARLDHHRCLRNGFPEVIWGPGKTSAQLISIFKAMRGKHAVVMATRIEPAVFCELERAIPDLIYYPTARICSLQSTTPPQRPGTVTLLCAGTADLAVAEEAAVTVELCGFQAQRLWDVGVAGLHRLLSQHQVIAEAQVLVVVAGMEGALASVVAGMADCPVIAVPTSVGYGASFNGLAALLTMLNSCAAGVGVMNIDNGFGAAILAGQILRTAYKISTKDKAN; encoded by the coding sequence TTGTCTGATTCTCTCGATCCTGAAGCTCTTCAAGACCTACTAGAAGCTGTTGCAGCAGGACAAGTCAACCCTCAAACTGCATTAGAGAAATTACGTCACCTACCGTTCGAGGTAGTCGACAATTTTGCACGCTTAGATCATCATCGGTGCCTGCGCAACGGCTTCCCTGAGGTGATCTGGGGGCCGGGTAAAACATCAGCACAGCTAATCAGCATTTTTAAAGCAATGCGAGGCAAACATGCCGTCGTTATGGCAACTCGCATTGAACCGGCTGTTTTTTGCGAACTGGAGCGAGCGATTCCTGATCTGATCTACTACCCGACGGCTCGCATCTGCTCGCTTCAATCCACTACGCCGCCTCAGCGACCGGGTACAGTAACCCTGCTCTGCGCAGGGACTGCCGATCTAGCGGTTGCGGAGGAAGCAGCAGTCACCGTAGAACTGTGTGGTTTCCAGGCTCAACGCCTTTGGGATGTGGGCGTTGCTGGTCTACATCGGCTCTTAAGCCAGCATCAAGTCATTGCTGAAGCGCAAGTACTGGTTGTGGTAGCCGGCATGGAAGGAGCTTTGGCCAGTGTGGTAGCGGGTATGGCCGATTGCCCCGTGATCGCTGTACCAACTAGCGTCGGTTATGGTGCCAGCTTTAATGGCTTAGCCGCCTTGCTTACCATGCTTAACTCTTGCGCTGCTGGTGTTGGTGTTATGAACATTGACAATGGTTTTGGGGCTGCAATTTTGGCAGGGCAAATCCTTCGTACTGCTTATAAGATCAGTACCAAAGATAAAGCGAACTAG
- a CDS encoding glycosyltransferase: protein MTGIQGSELQALRGRRLRRGLLLMLATVLLAGLGILVWLESIREMPQVMNGLGAMLESKPWWLQSLERILWALSLPAVVLPLLVFIVIKTMYQPRVWSRWLVVGVLLVLLVRYVGWRFTTLNLSNSLNATVSLSLLILELLVIANGGLQWLLLLSTRDRRREADTCALAVEEGLFTPSVDILIPTYNEPEFILRRTIIGCQALDYSNHQIYLLDDTNRSEIQALAKELGCEYMARLDHQHAKAGNLNHAIAQTEGELIVCFDADFVPTRNFLTRTVGFFQDPKVALVQTPQSFYSADPVARNLGLEDILTPEQEVFYRQIEPVRDGTDSVVCAGTSFVMRRSALEAAGGQFATESLSEDYFTAVRLSSKGYRLVYLDEKLSAGAAPDDMAAYATQRLRWAQGTLQAFFIQDNPLTMPGLRPLQRLAHFSGIFHWFTSLSRIGFLLAPLLYSFLGVIPVRASFEGVLDYLVPYYLVNLMAFGWLNGRSRSLVLSDVYDLVLSFPLCLTIFQTLLNPFGKGFKVTPKGTQSERLNFNFKLASPLLVLFGLTAVSLWVNLGQCMLQWQLYDTGDIKGLGLGWIWSSYNLLALGVALLVMLDVPKRDRYERFNLRRTVKFSLGSEVFWGHTENLSESGAQIVLSQAGSRPAIKQWMQQQPEQPVTLEIMEEALTLQAVVTRLDAIREDWMDDSESDTYPIISVHFLPLSVVQHRKLVEFLFCRPGQWQHRHTPGELQSLFLLLRSLLLPYTLTGQHRWRLSVMSVAKT from the coding sequence ATGACAGGTATCCAGGGGTCCGAACTTCAAGCTCTTCGAGGCAGACGGCTACGCCGGGGATTGTTACTGATGCTGGCAACAGTTCTACTGGCAGGTTTAGGCATTCTAGTTTGGTTGGAAAGTATCCGTGAGATGCCCCAGGTGATGAATGGCCTGGGTGCGATGCTGGAGTCTAAACCTTGGTGGCTACAGAGCCTAGAACGCATTCTTTGGGCTCTGAGCTTACCTGCAGTTGTATTGCCCTTGCTGGTGTTCATCGTGATCAAGACCATGTACCAACCAAGGGTATGGTCACGCTGGCTCGTAGTGGGTGTGTTGCTGGTGCTCTTAGTTCGCTACGTAGGCTGGCGCTTCACTACGCTCAATCTCAGTAATTCTCTGAATGCCACTGTCAGCCTCAGCCTGCTGATCCTAGAGTTACTGGTGATTGCCAATGGCGGTTTGCAGTGGTTACTACTGCTGAGTACACGCGATCGTCGTCGCGAGGCTGACACCTGTGCTCTAGCTGTAGAAGAAGGGCTCTTCACACCCAGCGTTGATATTCTGATTCCCACCTATAACGAGCCGGAATTTATTCTGCGACGCACCATTATTGGTTGCCAGGCGCTTGACTACTCAAACCACCAGATTTATCTACTGGACGACACCAATCGCTCAGAGATACAAGCCTTGGCTAAGGAATTAGGCTGCGAGTACATGGCCCGTCTGGACCATCAACACGCTAAAGCAGGCAATCTCAACCATGCAATTGCCCAGACTGAGGGCGAGCTGATTGTCTGCTTTGATGCTGATTTCGTCCCGACCCGCAACTTCTTGACCCGGACTGTCGGTTTCTTTCAAGATCCAAAAGTGGCGTTGGTTCAGACACCTCAGAGCTTCTATTCAGCTGACCCCGTGGCGCGCAACTTGGGCTTAGAGGATATTCTGACTCCGGAGCAAGAGGTGTTCTACCGGCAAATTGAACCGGTACGCGATGGGACTGACAGTGTCGTGTGTGCAGGCACGTCTTTCGTCATGCGGCGGAGCGCCTTGGAGGCAGCTGGCGGTCAATTTGCCACTGAGTCGCTCAGCGAAGATTACTTCACAGCAGTCCGTCTGTCTTCTAAGGGCTATCGACTGGTCTACCTCGATGAAAAGCTGAGCGCGGGGGCTGCACCCGACGACATGGCTGCTTACGCCACCCAACGCCTCCGCTGGGCACAGGGAACACTTCAGGCATTCTTTATCCAAGACAATCCGCTGACAATGCCAGGTTTACGGCCTCTGCAACGGCTGGCTCATTTCTCAGGCATTTTTCACTGGTTCACCAGTCTGTCACGGATAGGCTTCTTGCTAGCTCCTCTGCTGTACTCGTTTCTGGGGGTAATTCCAGTGCGGGCCAGCTTTGAGGGCGTGCTGGATTATCTAGTGCCCTACTATTTGGTGAATCTCATGGCTTTCGGCTGGCTGAATGGACGTAGCCGTTCGCTAGTACTCTCAGATGTTTACGACCTAGTGCTGTCCTTTCCGCTATGCCTGACCATTTTTCAGACCCTGCTGAACCCGTTTGGCAAAGGCTTTAAGGTGACACCCAAGGGCACCCAGAGCGAACGGTTGAATTTTAACTTCAAGCTAGCCTCGCCTCTGTTGGTCCTCTTTGGCTTAACGGCAGTTAGCCTATGGGTTAATTTAGGCCAGTGCATGTTGCAGTGGCAGCTGTATGACACGGGTGATATCAAAGGGCTGGGATTAGGCTGGATTTGGAGCAGTTACAACCTACTTGCGCTAGGCGTGGCTCTGCTGGTAATGCTGGATGTTCCTAAACGCGATCGCTATGAGCGCTTCAACTTGCGCCGCACCGTGAAGTTCAGCTTGGGAAGCGAGGTTTTTTGGGGACACACCGAGAACCTATCGGAATCGGGGGCGCAAATCGTGCTTTCGCAAGCGGGATCTCGACCGGCAATCAAACAATGGATGCAACAGCAGCCAGAGCAACCAGTGACGCTGGAAATCATGGAAGAAGCCTTAACGCTGCAAGCTGTAGTTACGCGTTTAGATGCGATTCGGGAGGACTGGATGGACGACAGCGAATCGGACACCTACCCGATTATTTCGGTCCATTTTCTGCCACTGTCTGTCGTGCAACACCGCAAGCTAGTTGAATTCCTCTTCTGCCGTCCAGGGCAATGGCAACATCGCCACACTCCTGGTGAACTTCAGTCTCTATTTTTGCTATTGCGTAGCTTGCTCTTGCCCTATACACTGACCGGCCAACATCGCTGGCGACTCTCGGTGATGTCAGTGGCGAAAACCTAG
- a CDS encoding manganese catalase family protein, whose protein sequence is MFYHNKRLQYFTKPDQPDPIYAKKIQELIGGPFGEMTVMMQYLFQGWNCRGPAKYRDMLLDIGTEEIGHVEMLATMIAHLLDNAPIKMQEDGSKDPIVGAVMGGINPRDVIAASMNPQHAIVSGLGATPNDSVGYPWNGRYIIASGNLLADFRSNLHAESQGRLQAVRMYEMSDDPGVKDTLSYMIARDTMHQNQWLAAIEDLESSGLETTPVPSSFPQELEKSEAAYQFWNLSEGEESAEGRWAKGKSMDGKGEFEYLAKPEPLGPEPHPPLGDPRLHGTTKAQVPPIEK, encoded by the coding sequence ATGTTTTATCACAACAAGCGCTTACAGTATTTCACTAAGCCAGACCAGCCAGATCCCATCTACGCCAAGAAAATTCAAGAACTGATCGGTGGCCCGTTCGGTGAAATGACTGTGATGATGCAGTATCTATTCCAGGGATGGAACTGTCGAGGACCTGCGAAGTATCGAGACATGCTGCTCGACATTGGTACCGAAGAGATTGGCCACGTTGAGATGTTGGCGACTATGATCGCGCACCTACTGGACAATGCTCCGATCAAAATGCAAGAAGATGGTTCTAAGGACCCAATTGTGGGGGCCGTTATGGGGGGCATCAATCCCCGTGATGTGATCGCTGCTAGCATGAATCCTCAGCACGCGATTGTTTCCGGCCTAGGCGCAACTCCTAACGATAGCGTGGGCTACCCCTGGAACGGTCGTTACATTATCGCTAGTGGTAACTTGCTAGCCGATTTCCGCTCAAACTTACACGCGGAATCGCAGGGCCGTTTGCAAGCCGTACGTATGTACGAAATGTCAGACGACCCAGGCGTGAAAGATACGCTCAGCTACATGATTGCTCGGGACACAATGCACCAGAACCAGTGGCTAGCCGCTATTGAAGATTTGGAATCTTCCGGTCTGGAAACGACCCCTGTACCCAGCTCCTTCCCACAAGAACTCGAGAAGTCTGAGGCCGCCTACCAGTTCTGGAACCTCTCTGAAGGTGAGGAAAGCGCAGAGGGACGTTGGGCTAAAGGCAAGTCTATGGACGGCAAGGGCGAATTCGAGTATCTCGCTAAGCCCGAACCCCTGGGACCGGAGCCCCATCCTCCCCTGGGCGACCCGCGTCTGCATGGTACGACTAAGGCACAAGTTCCTCCGATTGAGAAGTAG